In Nostoc sp. UHCC 0926, a single genomic region encodes these proteins:
- a CDS encoding AAA family ATPase — protein MSETHPILIRLGQGLNQVIVGQSSLIQQLLVALLAGGHVILEGVPGTGKTLLVKVLAQLIQGEFRRIQLTPDVLPSDITGTNIFDLNSRNFTLKKGPIFTEVLLADEINRTPPKTQAALLEAMEEMQVTLDGESLPLPDLFWVIATQNPLEFEGTYPLPEAQLDRFLFKLVVDYPDQAAEKQMLLNRQAGFAARRLDISRLKPIATVAEILQARLAVKEVKVSEAIVDYLLALVRTSRQYPDLTLGASPRAAGAWLQTSQALAWLAGRDFVTPDDVKAVASPLLRHRLILKAEAMLDGLQMDAVIASVINQVPVPR, from the coding sequence ATGAGCGAAACTCATCCTATCTTAATTCGCCTTGGTCAAGGTCTTAATCAAGTAATTGTCGGACAATCTAGCCTAATACAACAACTTTTAGTAGCATTGCTAGCGGGTGGACACGTAATTTTGGAAGGAGTACCGGGAACTGGTAAAACCCTCCTAGTAAAAGTGTTGGCGCAGTTAATCCAAGGGGAGTTTCGCCGGATTCAACTAACACCAGATGTTTTACCTTCAGATATTACTGGTACAAATATTTTTGACTTGAATAGCCGCAATTTCACTTTAAAAAAAGGGCCAATATTTACCGAAGTGCTGCTAGCAGACGAAATCAACCGTACTCCTCCCAAGACACAAGCGGCGCTACTGGAAGCGATGGAAGAGATGCAGGTAACGCTGGATGGTGAAAGTTTACCCTTACCAGATTTATTTTGGGTGATTGCAACCCAAAATCCCCTGGAATTTGAGGGGACTTATCCCTTACCAGAGGCGCAGTTGGACAGATTTTTATTTAAGCTGGTAGTAGATTACCCCGATCAAGCTGCCGAAAAGCAAATGTTACTCAATCGTCAGGCGGGTTTTGCAGCACGGCGTTTGGATATTAGCCGTTTGAAACCAATAGCAACAGTAGCCGAGATTTTGCAAGCACGACTTGCAGTCAAAGAAGTTAAAGTATCAGAAGCGATCGTTGATTATTTGTTGGCGTTAGTCAGAACATCGCGTCAATATCCCGATTTAACTTTGGGCGCATCGCCTCGCGCCGCTGGTGCTTGGTTGCAGACATCTCAAGCCCTAGCGTGGTTAGCTGGAAGGGATTTTGTCACGCCAGATGATGTCAAAGCAGTTGCATCACCGCTCCTACGTCATCGCCTCATTTTGAAAGCAGAAGCGATGCTGGATGGTTTACAAATGGATGCGGTAATTGCGTCGGTAATTAATCAAGTACCAGTTCCAAGGTGA
- a CDS encoding DUF4350 domain-containing protein: MKRSNRLAWIGAIALVAIVLLSLFAAPNNTKLNTGSTYNRASDGYGAWYAFMQKQGISIKRWQKPFSDIQPENSPVTVLQVGSYPRETILDSQEREWVEKGNTLVILGAGARVTEAEFSTMQKSPQGDIKIDTRRRYQKANSKQVDLGDRFGAVVWEENYKKGKVIFSTTPYLAANAYQDYLSNFKYLASLVTEKGNTIFVDEYIHGYKDADVRKKESEGDLSSFFAKTPLFPILVQVSILLLVLIWAQNRRFGKPVALDTPVVDNSEAYIQALAGVLQKADTTDFVVEMVGKQEQLQLQKALGLGQVLLERQALINFWIEKTGASAAELDAVLKLQSRKQPITERELLSWLGKWRSLRGIHNS; the protein is encoded by the coding sequence ATGAAACGTTCAAATCGCCTTGCTTGGATAGGAGCGATCGCACTAGTAGCGATCGTTTTACTTAGTTTGTTCGCGGCTCCCAATAATACCAAACTTAACACTGGCTCTACCTATAACCGCGCCTCTGATGGCTATGGTGCTTGGTATGCTTTTATGCAAAAGCAGGGAATTTCTATCAAGCGCTGGCAAAAGCCTTTTAGTGACATTCAGCCAGAGAACAGCCCAGTTACTGTTCTACAGGTAGGCAGCTATCCAAGAGAGACAATACTGGATAGTCAAGAGCGTGAATGGGTAGAAAAAGGAAATACTTTGGTAATTTTGGGTGCGGGGGCGCGGGTTACAGAAGCGGAGTTTAGCACTATGCAAAAATCTCCCCAAGGTGATATCAAAATTGATACGCGTAGACGATATCAGAAAGCTAACTCCAAGCAAGTTGATTTAGGCGATCGCTTTGGTGCTGTTGTCTGGGAAGAAAATTACAAAAAGGGAAAGGTGATTTTTTCTACCACTCCTTATTTAGCCGCCAACGCCTACCAAGATTATTTAAGTAATTTTAAGTATCTAGCCAGTTTGGTTACTGAAAAAGGTAACACAATATTTGTCGATGAATACATCCACGGCTATAAAGATGCCGATGTCAGGAAGAAAGAAAGCGAAGGAGATTTATCTAGCTTTTTTGCTAAAACTCCTTTATTTCCAATATTGGTGCAAGTAAGTATCCTGCTATTAGTGCTAATTTGGGCACAGAATCGCCGCTTTGGCAAGCCAGTAGCTTTAGATACACCAGTTGTAGATAACAGCGAGGCATACATCCAAGCTTTAGCCGGAGTCTTGCAGAAAGCTGATACCACCGACTTTGTTGTCGAGATGGTGGGTAAACAAGAACAATTACAACTCCAAAAAGCCTTGGGATTAGGACAAGTACTTTTAGAACGTCAAGCCTTGATCAATTTCTGGATAGAAAAAACAGGCGCAAGTGCAGCAGAACTAGATGCAGTCTTAAAGCTACAATCACGCAAACAACCCATCACTGAACGAGAACTGTTAAGCTGGTTGGGGAAATGGCGAAGCCTACGAGGAATTCATAATTCGTAA